Proteins found in one Engraulis encrasicolus isolate BLACKSEA-1 unplaced genomic scaffold, IST_EnEncr_1.0 scaffold_27_np1212, whole genome shotgun sequence genomic segment:
- the LOC134443034 gene encoding polymeric immunoglobulin receptor-like — MSLVLRLGVLLLITATTLSRDMRTLKKVSIHPQETITIPCMYDEKHRANRKYLCQGSSWPLCHIVAHTGDKDKNVAVTDLPDQNMFTVTLTNLKHGETDYWCAVEIGGIFALDEKVGFQLLVTEDPALSVDGGVIQSVVVGNVSVLCRYSPQHLYKANKRWCRFRDAWCVSVEGSDSQVQVIDDVASLALTVVMREVSGADRGWYWCEVGDLQTPVYLDITEASTSTKGYIKIT, encoded by the exons ATGAGTCTTGTTTTAAGGCTGGGAGTACTGCTTCTTATCACAG CCACTACATTGTCTCGTGACATGAGGACCCTGAAAAAAGTGAGTATACATCCACAGGAGACGATCACCATACCTTGCATGTATGATGAAAAGCATCGGGCCAATCGGAAGTACCTCTGCCAAGGATCTTCGTGGCCGTTGTGCCACATTGTGGCCCACACCGGTGACAAAGACAAGAATGTGGCGGTCACTGATCTCCCCGATCAAAACATGTTCACTGTGACTTTGACAAACTTAAAACATGGAGAAACTGACtattggtgtgctgtggagattGGAGGTATCTTTGCCCTGGATGAGAAAGTGGGCTTTCAACTTTTAGTGACAGAAG atccTGCTCTCTCCGTGGATGGAGGTGTGATACAGAGTGTTGTCGTAGGCAATGTGAGTGTCCTGTGTCGTTACAGCCCACAGCATTTGTATAAAGCAAACAAACGCTGGTGCCGTTTTAGAGATGCCTGGTGTGTGTCAGTGGAAGGATCAGACTCTCAGGTCCAGGTCATAGATGATGTGGCATCACTCGCTCTCACCGTGGTGATGAGGGAGGTGAGCGGAGCAGACAGAGGCTGGTACTGGTGTGAGGTGGGCGACCTGCAGACACCCGTCTACCTGGACATCACCGAAGCATCCACATCAACAAAGGGTTATATCAAAATTACCTAA